A single Desulfovibrio piger DNA region contains:
- a CDS encoding anaerobic glycerol-3-phosphate dehydrogenase subunit C: MMALKHPNPDACIACTTCVVQCPVAQATTNFLGPRMIGPAYERFRLLGLAEEESLHYCANCKNCDIACPQGVPVSSLNMMARAEQCRKKRPPLRDWILGHGELMARLLRYVPARLKNFGMLNPVTRFALDKLGISAKAPMPAFAEKSFRQQLKKIWQPHTNKYVVLFPGCFLDVYDPQTGLDLVWVLNQAGYHVIVPKEFVCCGLPMVANGFWDDARANAKKNIAELQRWRKEGIPVITGCPSCALMFSSDLPEYYPDLMIDGVSTTLLDAQAFLLDCVDKGELCLPEKTVDSSVVPSELIYHAPCHLRAQGNGLPGLDLLRALPGMHVRNADAGCCGISGSYGFKKEKYAIGMQVGSALFDAVRKSPAPVAASECGTCRVQIKHGSGKDCLHPVSLLRRWLEAAR; encoded by the coding sequence ATGATGGCTCTCAAACATCCCAACCCTGATGCCTGTATCGCCTGCACCACCTGTGTGGTACAGTGCCCGGTGGCCCAGGCCACCACGAACTTCCTCGGCCCCCGCATGATCGGCCCCGCCTACGAGCGTTTCCGCCTGCTGGGGCTTGCCGAGGAAGAGTCCCTGCACTATTGCGCCAACTGCAAGAACTGCGACATCGCCTGCCCGCAGGGCGTCCCGGTCTCAAGCCTGAACATGATGGCCCGTGCCGAGCAGTGCCGCAAAAAGCGCCCGCCCCTGCGGGACTGGATCCTTGGGCACGGCGAACTGATGGCCAGGCTGCTGCGTTACGTGCCTGCCAGGCTGAAGAACTTCGGCATGCTCAATCCCGTGACGCGCTTTGCGCTGGACAAGCTGGGCATCTCTGCCAAAGCTCCCATGCCGGCCTTTGCCGAAAAGAGCTTCCGGCAGCAGCTGAAAAAAATCTGGCAGCCCCATACCAACAAGTATGTCGTCCTTTTCCCCGGCTGCTTTCTGGATGTCTACGACCCGCAGACCGGGCTCGATCTTGTCTGGGTGCTGAACCAGGCCGGTTATCATGTCATCGTTCCCAAAGAATTCGTCTGCTGCGGTCTGCCCATGGTCGCCAACGGATTCTGGGATGACGCCCGCGCCAATGCCAAAAAGAACATCGCGGAACTGCAGCGCTGGCGCAAGGAAGGCATCCCGGTCATCACCGGTTGCCCCAGCTGCGCGTTGATGTTCTCTTCCGATCTGCCGGAATACTATCCCGACCTGATGATCGATGGCGTCTCCACGACCCTGCTGGATGCGCAGGCCTTCCTTCTGGACTGCGTGGATAAGGGCGAACTGTGTCTGCCCGAAAAAACCGTGGACAGTTCCGTGGTTCCTTCCGAGCTCATCTACCATGCTCCCTGCCATTTGCGCGCCCAGGGCAATGGTCTTCCCGGCCTCGATCTGCTCCGCGCCCTGCCCGGCATGCATGTCCGCAACGCTGATGCCGGCTGCTGCGGCATCTCGGGCAGCTATGGCTTCAAAAAGGAAAAATACGCTATCGGCATGCAGGTGGGGTCCGCCCTTTTCGATGCCGTGCGCAAAAGTCCGGCGCCTGTGGCGGCGTCGGAATGCGGCACCTGCCGTGTCCAGATCAAACACGGCTCCGGCAAGGACTGTCTGCACCCTGTTTCCCTGTTGCGGCGCTGGCTGGAAGCCGCCCGCTAG